cctttgattcgtagttctttggtattagtttcccttcgtttaagaatacaacttcgtgcatgaaaagagttgtatgtgcttcccttgtttcattcttgtttgcttcttccatcttttgtattctttcagggcatacagaggagaagtgtcttggtttatcacatctgcaacaaataatgtttgatctatccttcttttctttcccttggttttgatcattctgacttgttgttctatcttgtgagttaaaccttcctccccttcctcggcctctgtttactctaccacctcttccaccacctcttcctcttgtcgcggagttttgttggtaagagtttgtgtacaagagttttccttgagtttgtccattgttttcttcatcgaggattctctcttcatattctttcaatcttccaattatatcttcatagctagtcttctttaaatctaagacttgttcgagagaagctatgatatgaatatacttggatcttggtaaactattgagaaacttctttaccagtttatcttcatcaatgaatTGTCCAAGTGacacagcttttgaggctatctctaatagctttcctgcaaatctatcaatagtatcagtgtctttcatcttcactctttcaaattcagacattaaggtttgcagacgggcttctttaactcgatcagctccgagattacgtgcatgtattgcatcccaaattttctttgaagtttcctgttcaccaacttgtagaacaagacattctggtattgcttgaaagagtaaaccTATAGCGATGTTGTTCTTATGTGCATCATCTGTTCCTGGTTCAATTGTATCCCAcaccttgtagattttcatcagtaccttcattctcatggcccatactgtgtagtttgtggcgttgaggattggaacttgtattgatggtggcgtgaactgttttacacccacaatggtggtttcgttttccatggctcagaaacaagctctgataccaattaatggcaactgcaagatgaaacttagcttatataaagacaactctctttattgatgtttagaaaatcgcTCAAagctaaacacaagctctaatcttactcatatgatcaaccacaactttggtgatcatatatatatagaaatatgaattccttttcctagtcctattaccttattacatgtctttcctcttcttagaactagatgacttctaatttcccttaggattacatcaatttcctaatcttgtcctaaccagcttgttagtgacttctatgttgaagtttgaCCAGCATTtagttgttaggatcttcacggaccgaCAGACCCTACTTCTAGGCCCGACCACATAACACTGATACTGTCTCCACTTGACCACATGTTGTAGCAGGTGTGggattttaatctaaaaggcctcggtgctatgtaaggagatgcccaagcttattaggcaccacatgtacttcctcttattccatgtgggactatcctagctatacatatgtggtttacatcgcgccacatactccaacaatctccatcttggcgagattaaaccacctCACCTCACCAATCCAATCATACTCCACCATATGATCACCGTCCGTATATGCTACCAATCgaacatgattattgtcactacgCGCCTGGAACCCTACTCCACCATGAATTAATGGGAAGGCTAGCACTAACTCCACCTCGAGCACAACCTTGCCCACCACAGAaccctgctccacctgagttaatggggtGCGGcattaactccaccttgagcgccagcTCTACCTTGGGCCTTGCCCGCTCCGTCTGACTCCACTTGCGCCGTACCGAGTGACATCCACAACCATTTCTCCGTTCGGACAGTAGCCCCAACCAtaggctctgataccagttgttaggatcttcacggaccgaCAGACCCTACTTTTAGGCCCGACCACATaacaccgatactgtccccacttgaccacctgttGTAGCAGGTGTGggattttaatctaaaaggcctcggtgctatgtaaggagatgcccaagcttattaggcaccacatgtacttcctcttattccatgtgggactatcctagctatacatatgtggtttacatcgcgccacatactccaacaaagTAGATTTTCCAGCATTCCTTACCATAATCATGCATATAGCTTTAGACTAGGGATTTCTTGTGCCAAACTATCGATCGACCAAAATGGGACCAAAACACATTCATGATACATGGATTGATGCCGATGGTGAAACTAGAGTCCAAATGACTCACCTCTGTCATTTTAATTAGAGGGCCCATTATTTAAGATGAGAGAACTTAATCTGATTATCTCAGCCACAACCTTAATCTTTTTCCAGAAAAGGATTTCTAAATGAAGTAAGGTCCACGAATATGGGGATTACGGCTCATCAAACATCTGAAGGGAAATATGCGGAAAAATGCTTGACAATGTAGGGTAGGGTAAGTGTCAGAGACACAATCTTACTGCTGAAAAATCTAGAGGTGCAAACAAATTTGGACTTAAAAGAACATATTTAATGAAGTAAACCATGTCATCATCTGATcatccttgatttgattcttGCCGATCTATTGTAGCGAAACTCCGTCATCATACGCATCTTTTATTCTAAGACAATTCCGCATCTTATGCCATGAATCCGACGAAATTGCACATCTCATGCCAGGAATCTGACTCTTTGGGCTTGCAAATAATTTAAAACATTTGCATCATCCATGCGTTCCATGGCAGTAGGAACCGGCTTATTCCAGCActagataacatattaaaactcgCCAAGAATTCACCATGTCTTATAATTTTGAATCTTAAAAGATATTGATTAGCCAGATGTTAAGCTACTCATGGATTGATTAAAATGGGAAATATGACTTTATACACAACATTGTTGAGAACCACAAACCAAGCAACGTGAGTTTGAAGATTTTTTCGAGATTCTtggtttttcttcttcacaaaatAAACTTTTAGTAAAACAGAGACATTTCTTTGGTATCAGAATGCATCACAAATGAGACCCACGCATTCAATAAACAATGGAGACACTCCACAACAAGAGTTGTGGAAATGGGAACCAATAATCTTCACTCAATGGTTATGTGGAGGGTTTCACTTGGTTTGAATTATTGAATCAAATTATTTGGATTCAATATTGTCTGTCCCATATTTATTGGAGATATGTATATGAACCACCTATATAGTCAAGACAGATGGTTTATACCAACTATTATTGATGTTTGGTATGTATGAAAGGATATTCAGTATCTAATCCAAACTCATACTCAGATTCAGATTCTAATGACCTGTATTTTCAAATGAATGTTTCAAGAACAAGAATGGTTTCCGACTATTGACCGTTACAACGGTATATACATCAAACATTTCTCAAGATCACTTTCAGGTTGGGTCATGAAAGTATTTCAGATTTCAAACAGGTACAGTTTAGGATAATTCTGTATAATTCTTGCCTTGAAACATACAACAATAGTTCTGAACTATTGTACGAAATGAGCTCACCTGCAATGGGGTAGAATTACACTATGCCAGCCATGTGCCGCGACCAGCTGACCATGAGAATCTATCGTACACTGGACTTGATATCATGGACCATCCAACAGCTAAATAAATGTGTATGATTAAGTGAATAAATGCTGGCTTTATCATCCACAGAATGCGACTGTGATGGCACATTGCCTGAAATAAGTGAGGAAATTGTTTGTTCCAAAATTTACtgtgtaattttttttctatCTTTTGGGGTATGAGGAGTAAACCATAACTGAGCTTTGGAATGGATTAACAGCTATTACTGTACATAAAAGTGAAAAAGTTGAATTAGCTGCCTCGTTCCATTTCCAGCAAACTTTTAGGTCACTGACATGGCCTGAAGCTTGGCTAAGTGAACCTGGCGGCGTCCCAAATGGAAGGCTGTTACTATCCACAAGAAACAGATCTGAAAATCCAAAAAACAAATACAGTGTAGTCAAGTTAGTAACAGATAATTTCAAAAAGTAAGCAACAAAGAATCAATCACATGGTTGACCCATCGAATGAATGTACAAGGAAAATAAGGTAATTCTGACAAATAATAAGATGTTCCTCTATTACGTGCACGTCAAATAAATGTTTAGCTGTAAAGTATTAAGATGTATAAAGTGATGAAACATATTTAGCTACATCATGTGAACTTGTTGGGCCAGAAGCAATTAAGTTTGTGGATGTTAAATGAGCAGCAAACCTAATTTTGGATAAACGAAGGGAAAGCTTGCAGATACGTACAGGCAAAACATAGAGAGGGATAGTTGAAAGTCTCTTATGAAGCATGCTGAACAGCAGCTTGTACATCCCTGCAGCTGTAGCATCCCCGAGCCTTTGAACAATCACATCGATACATACCTGAAGAAACAGGTAAGTGTTGCGTAAAGAGGTTTATGTATAAATGTTTGGAGAACCTAAAGAGAATCAATCCCCGTTTATTTCTCTGTTAAGTGAAGAACAAGACACTCTCATTGACCATAAACCATAGTTTCAACTCCTCTTAAAACCTGAGCAAGGGTTTCGTACCTTCGCTTTGTATTTTTCATCCTGGGAGACGACAGTAAATAGGAGTTCCCTACCAGGTCTAGTTAAAACATATGTGACCACCTACAATAATTACAGCTAAAACTAATCAGATCCATTTGAAAATCCCATCATAATCAAAATaaccaatcaaaaccaaaagTTCAGCTAAACACCTTTCTAAGCGTCTCGGTGATGGCTACGACAATATATGTTGGCCACACAGCGATGGCCACCATATTTGAAAAAGCAACAAAAGGTGTTGCACAAATAGCTGTAGTAACTCCAGCTACAGTCAGGACACGCCCCTGGTCACAGATCACAAGGGAACGTGTTTTCTAATGAATAAAATGACCTGCCTTCATAAGATATATACATATCATTTTTTTCCGGAAAGAAGGTTAGGACACAAGGATAGTAGTAATAGCATACTGTTATAGTGAGTTGTCCAGCAAGAATAAAGATGGCAGTCAAGCTATTGATTTGTGCAAACAACTTTCTTCTGGCAACTGGGGTCGCAGCGGCCATCGCGATTACAGTTACTTTCTGCCATTGGGTAAAATCAGCACAGTACAACAGAACAGAATGGGAAAACTTACTCATTTAAAGATAGAAGCATTTAAAACCTCTAAGTGACAGAAGAAAGGCACTATACCTGAAAGTAGAAGAAAGACGAGACAACTGCACCAAGCCATAAGAACAGAGACACGTAGAGAAGGTATGTTGATGACAATATTAGTTGTATTCCCTCTAATATGACCCAAAGTTCAGGCTTCCCAACAGTAGGAGACTTCGGGGAAGACCCTACATGAGTGAGTCTTGTTTGTTCATCAGAATTgactttttgattatgatcagcTTCTCTGAGATCAAACAAAAAGTCCAGGATGGAGAGATAAGCATCACAATCACAATCACAATCAGAATGCAGAAATATAGTTATGCGAACTCATCAGTTAAGACAGGATCAGTCCGCCCCACATACTAAAGATTTTCTAAGATCTTGGAATAATATCTTTCAGCAATACAATGGAATTCACATTATTCTCTTGGTTTTGTTATGAAATAATAGGCTAACATCCAACATCGCTACTGACCTGATGGGATTGATTTCTTCAGAGCTATGAGATACTAAATCCTTGCTGATACCTTTAGCTGATTGTGCAGCTAGTTCCATCAAGATAGCCGCAAAGACAAGTAAAACTGAAATAGAAACATAAGTTATATGAAGGTAGTAACATTGAAGCAACAGAACTTGCAACAggggaaaaaaaaaaatgaaagcatACATGGTCCTAGCCGAGCCATTCCAGCAGCAAACAAAGAGCCAAGAAGCTGGCCGAGGGTCGCACCAGCACCTATGAAACCAAACAATCTTGAACCTGACTGAATACAAAATTAAGTCAACAGCTGTTCAACTCAGTTATTCTCTTTAGCACTACATTATCACTGCACAAACCTCATTGTCCATCACATCGATCACTCTAGCCCATGTCGAAGAAATTGTAATGAGATTAAGCAGTGCAaccttcagaagaagaaaaacaagtatCACAAAATCAATTGTAGAGAAAAGAGGCATCATTATCTTATCAATTATAGtaggaaaaaaaaatccttgtTATACCCAGAGGAAAAACCCAATTCTAACTGAGATGTACAACCAGCTATGATTGCTCCAACCTGCAGAACTTGCAGGAATGCCTTTATGAACGTCAGGATTCTGACTCTCTTCAGGATCAGACCCAGAAACCTAGAGTGGCCATATCAGATAAGTACAGTGTCATTCATCACAGAAACTTCGGTTACAATAAAGGTGTTCACTTAGAAAATGAAACATTTCTTTACCAGTGACATATGCTCTTACCTTTAAAGTAGCAGGTGAATTTCCTGAAGAGGAAGCATACCAAAGAACGAAGAATACAAGAAGTGAGACACTGAAAAACCTGTGTATCAAAACCAAAGCCTGAAATTTCAAACACCACATATCACACAGAGATATGAGAAGGAAAAACAATCAGAGACTAGTAAGAatcatcaaaatataataaacaaaagcacttataacaatatcaaaaatccccaaaacactACAACTTCTTTGTGGGTTCATATCCCTTCGTACAAGTTATTATGTGATAAGAATGCCAGGCGATTCGTTATTACCAATTACATAAGGCATAACCTTTTGTTCACATGAATCATATCATGTTTAACAACAACTGTCAACAAGTAGATAATATATAGTTGTGCCAATAAAACTAAAACATGAAATTCTAACATTAGTAACTTGGTCTCAGCTCAGTGATTTTTCTTTTATGTATCTGGGGTTCACATCCCTTCCTCAGATTGTCATCCAATGAAGAGCATAAAAAAGAGCACTAGGTTTTCCTCCGTAATCAATCACATATTTTGTAACATTTCCCTCAGCTTGGTAACGACAAAAAAAGTTATTTAGTCTCGTCCATAACTAAGAAACATTGCCCAATTCGAGTTTTTTAAAGCAACCTCACTATTCTGTATTTCAGCTCTTAGAACATTTTTTTCAGCTTTCCTAATATTACAAGTCGAAATTACTAATTGGTTGTGCGATCGATCAGTGAGGATCATCTAGTGTTTCTGTTAGCTTTTTGTGACATAGAAACTTATGAGATATGGAAactgcaaagaaaacaaaaaatctaCTGATATTGTAAAACAAGGTATTTAAGCAAGTTTAACAATCGTTTCACAGCTAAATAAGTCACATATGCAGCCAGTTAACATCTAATGAACAACACTAACATGAACAACAAGTGGTCCTCCATGCTCAATCACATAAGTCAAAACATTTCATTCATCACAGATACATTTCCCCAGACAAAAATACCTACGTAGTTGTGTCAAAAACTGAAAAAGCAAAGGTATTCTCAGTGAAATATTAGCATTTATTAGTAATTTGGTTTCTCTAAAATCTACTTCATCATTCTTCGGAACACAACTAATCTACAGGCATTGATATTCAAGCAATTGTACCAATCACTTAATAGCTAAACTAAGGAAATAACATGTTTCAAAAAGCTCAATTCGGACCGACCATGTAAATCATAACAATGTTGCAAATCAATGATCCAGCTCCTAAACATTTTGTATCTTTCCAAACATTTCAACTAATCTAGAATCATATTTCCTATTCTTAAGGTAATGAGTCATCATCATCAAGGATCACTCGGcgtaatgaaaataaaaatcagtATCCGGCCCTCATTGGAATCCTAGCATTTAGTAACATGGTTTCACTATAATTAACTTCGTCTTTTTACACTTCAGCTCCTAAACCATGTTCTTAACTTTCCTACCTCAATCCTAATATGACTCACCTTCTTATCCTCAGTGAAATGCTAGCACTTATTAATAACTTGGTTTCACTAGAAGCTACTTCGCCATTCTTTGAACCAGCTCTGACAACATTCCTTTATCTTCCCCAACAACACAACAAATCTACAGGCATTGATATTTAAGCAACTGTATTTAGTAATCTAAGGAAGTAACAATGTAACATGTTTCAAAAAGCTCAACTAATCTAGAATCATCTATCCTATTCTTAACGTAATCGTCCATCATCGAGAATCAGTCAGTGCTATTGTTAATGTAAATAAACAGTATCCAGCCCTCATTGAAATCCTAGCATTTAGTAACTTAGTTTCACTAGAATTCGCTCCACGCATTCTCCTAAATCATTTCATCTAATTCATCATCATTTCATCTTGGTATACACAGTGTTCTTGTTATCGAGTTTCTCTTTGCACACCAGGGAGTAATTACAATGACATCAAATTCATCGAAACCTAGAAATTGAAGGCAGTCTAAATTATAGTATAAACCTAGATACTTAATCACTTAATCATGCTAAATTATGGTGTAAATTATGTGCATACCTTGATTTTGGAGAGATTAGGCATCGAGAAAATTAGGGTAGATAGCGGAGCAGCAATCAAAGTGAGGACCAATGAACCCAAGAACAGACCGGGAAGATTATTCAGACCTAATGACATTGCACCTTCATCACGTAATGGTAGTACTATGAAATATGCACTCAATATCTGcaacaaaaattaatcaatcaaaatcgaatcagaaaaaaaaaaaaaaaattggggaaaaaTTTGAAATTACTTACGAAGAAGAAACAGGAGAAGGAGTGGAGTAATGAAGAGATCTCGTGTGGATGAACTTTGACGATCGATGAGACGATTCTCTCCGTTCTTGACCTAATAATTCCTGTCATTTTTGATGATCAAGAAAATTACTTGATGATCATCAGAATTGTGTCTAAATCTGATCTTCGTTTGCCGTTTGGTCACATTCTAATTTCAACTTTCTATGGCGAAATAAGATGTAGGGAATATGGGCTAATGGGCCTGTTTAAATCTATTGTAAGACTTAGTGTTGAGCATG
This DNA window, taken from Papaver somniferum cultivar HN1 chromosome 3, ASM357369v1, whole genome shotgun sequence, encodes the following:
- the LOC113357822 gene encoding uncharacterized protein LOC113357822 encodes the protein MTGIIRSRTERIVSSIVKVHPHEISSLLHSFSCFFFILSAYFIVLPLRDEGAMSLGLNNLPGLFLGSLVLTLIAAPLSTLIFSMPNLSKIKALVLIHRFFSVSLLVFFVLWYASSSGNSPATLKVSGSDPEESQNPDVHKGIPASSAGWSNHSWLYISVRIGFFLWVALLNLITISSTWARVIDVMDNESGSRLFGFIGAGATLGQLLGSLFAAGMARLGPFLLVFAAILMELAAQSAKGISKDLVSHSSEEINPIREADHNQKVNSDEQTRLTHVGSSPKSPTVGKPELWVILEGIQLILSSTYLLYVSLFLWLGAVVSSFFYFQKVTVIAMAAATPVARRKLFAQINSLTAIFILAGQLTITGRVLTVAGVTTAICATPFVAFSNMVAIAVWPTYIVVAITETLRKVVTYVLTRPGRELLFTVVSQDEKYKAKVCIDVIVQRLGDATAAGMYKLLFSMLHKRLSTIPLYVLPICFLWIVTAFHLGRRQVHLAKLQAMSVT